One genomic window of Candidatus Trichorickettsia mobilis includes the following:
- the tkt gene encoding transketolase produces MLTKHSYLKLSNCIRVLAADAVEHAKSGHPGMPLGMADVMTILAFDFLCFNPNDPSWFNRDRLVLSAGHGSMLLYAFYYLTGYTDFTILDLKNFRKLHSKTPGHPEYDAYQAIETTTGPLGQGFANAVGMAIAAKKYQHVLGNKISNYKIYCIVGDGCLMEGISYEAASLAGHLGLDNLIVLFDDNQISIDGKTSLAVSEDHLGVFTALGWGVNAIDGHDFTQINSSLNQAQNTDKPQLIACRTLIAKGCVNKVGSETAHGSPLGSAEVKLLKTQLQMPDAAFEIPEELQTIWKTAWQRNKSNYKTWQDYYVQLSPTEQEYLTPVKINTDFLNSIQLATQPESTRVSSGRVIQELLKVSTKVICGSADLSFSNNIKNSLSVVITKNDFSGNFIHYGVREHAMAAIMNGLALSGFLPIGGTFFVFVDYMKPAVRLSAMMRQQVIYIMTHDSIGVGEDGATHQPIEQLAGMRAIPNLQVLRPADCAETIECWQIALSDQTRPHMLVLTRQNVPQIKTSPNWKNASLGAYVLSVITPQLDVNSNFDVCIFATGSEVQLALNAAEALTVANLKVQVISIPCFELFFRQDPQYISAILKPTTLCVAIEAGCAFGWHQIIGVNGMFFGINQFGISAPAEIAYEHFALTAENVVNAIKAKLCDL; encoded by the coding sequence ATGTTGACTAAACATTCATATTTAAAATTAAGCAACTGCATTAGAGTATTAGCTGCTGATGCAGTTGAACATGCTAAATCTGGTCATCCTGGAATGCCACTGGGTATGGCTGATGTAATGACAATTCTAGCTTTTGATTTCTTATGCTTTAATCCTAACGACCCCTCGTGGTTTAATCGAGATCGCTTGGTATTATCAGCTGGGCATGGCTCAATGTTACTTTATGCTTTTTATTATCTGACTGGCTATACTGATTTCACCATCTTGGATCTAAAAAATTTTCGTAAACTACACTCAAAAACCCCAGGACATCCAGAATATGATGCCTATCAAGCAATTGAAACTACCACTGGACCACTAGGACAAGGCTTCGCTAATGCCGTCGGAATGGCTATTGCTGCCAAGAAATATCAACATGTTCTTGGTAATAAGATCAGTAACTATAAAATTTATTGTATAGTTGGTGATGGTTGTTTAATGGAAGGAATAAGCTATGAAGCTGCTTCACTTGCTGGTCATTTAGGACTTGATAATTTGATAGTTTTATTTGATGATAACCAAATTTCTATTGATGGTAAAACCAGCCTTGCCGTATCTGAGGATCATTTAGGTGTGTTTACTGCTCTTGGGTGGGGAGTTAATGCTATTGATGGCCATGATTTTACACAAATTAACTCTAGTTTAAACCAAGCACAAAATACCGATAAACCACAATTGATAGCTTGTCGCACTTTAATTGCCAAAGGCTGTGTGAATAAAGTTGGTTCTGAAACTGCACATGGCTCACCCTTAGGAAGCGCTGAGGTCAAATTATTAAAAACTCAGCTGCAAATGCCAGATGCTGCATTCGAGATTCCAGAAGAATTACAAACCATCTGGAAAACAGCTTGGCAACGCAATAAATCAAATTATAAAACTTGGCAAGATTATTATGTTCAATTATCACCAACAGAACAGGAATATTTAACTCCAGTTAAAATTAATACTGACTTTTTAAATAGCATCCAACTAGCAACTCAACCAGAATCAACCAGAGTATCGTCAGGACGCGTCATTCAGGAATTACTTAAAGTTTCAACTAAAGTAATTTGTGGCTCGGCTGATTTATCATTCTCGAATAATATCAAAAATTCCTTGAGTGTTGTTATCACCAAAAATGATTTCAGTGGCAATTTTATTCATTATGGTGTTCGTGAACACGCAATGGCTGCAATTATGAACGGTCTTGCTTTATCAGGATTCTTACCAATAGGAGGAACATTTTTTGTTTTTGTTGATTATATGAAACCAGCAGTACGCTTATCAGCAATGATGCGACAACAGGTAATTTATATAATGACCCATGACTCAATTGGAGTCGGTGAAGATGGTGCTACCCACCAGCCGATTGAACAATTAGCAGGAATGCGCGCGATCCCTAATCTGCAAGTACTGCGTCCGGCTGATTGCGCTGAAACCATTGAATGTTGGCAGATAGCTCTATCTGATCAAACCAGACCGCACATGCTGGTCTTAACCAGACAAAATGTCCCGCAAATCAAAACATCTCCTAACTGGAAAAACGCATCATTAGGCGCATATGTACTTTCGGTAATAACTCCACAATTAGATGTTAATAGTAATTTTGACGTTTGTATATTTGCTACCGGTTCTGAAGTCCAGCTAGCATTGAACGCGGCAGAAGCTTTGACCGTTGCCAATCTCAAAGTGCAGGTCATTTCCATACCTTGTTTTGAATTATTTTTTAGACAAGATCCGCAATATATCAGTGCCATTCTAAAACCCACAACATTATGCGTAGCAATTGAAGCTGGTTGTGCTTTTGGTTGGCACCAAATTATTGGAGTAAACGGTATGTTCTTTGGCATCAATCAATTTGGGATATCAGCTCCTGCCGAAATAGCATATGAACACTTTGCTTTAACTGCCGAGAATGTTGTTAACGCTATAAAAGCTAAACTCTGTGATTTGTAA